The proteins below come from a single Aspergillus oryzae RIB40 DNA, chromosome 5 genomic window:
- a CDS encoding uncharacterized protein (predicted protein) produces MNSDLGPLLPRLHTLAENITNLHLPDTPHRTTLELFRLSMLIWLNRMAGSTLEPQSTTDARVQRALHILSDLKTCPRQLPLFIIGCEARTDEDRCMILELMNRTEASASSRSMFIVKALTEAVWKQDDLAGERELGYREKITAIVSVCSLLPTFA; encoded by the coding sequence ATGAACTCCGACCTCGGACCCCTACTCCCACGCCTCCACACCTTAGCCGAGAATATCACAAACCTTCATCTCCCTGACACTCCCCACCGAACAACCCTCGAACTATTCCGCCTCTCCATGCTCATCTGGCTCAACCGGATGGCGGGTTCAACCCTCGAACCGCAATCAACCACAGACGCCCGAGTTCAACGCGCTCTGCATATTCTATCAGATCTCAAGACCTGCCCGCGCCAACTCCCGCTGTTCATCATCGGATGTGAAGCGCGGACTGACGAGGATAGGTGTATGATTCTCGAACTTATGAATCGCACCGAGGCCTCGGCGTCGTCGCGGTCAATGTTCATAGTCAAGGCCCTGACAGAGGCGGTTTGGAAACAGGACGATCTTGCGGGGGAGAGAGAGTTGGGATATCGGGAGAAGATTACGGCGATCGTCAGTGTTTGTTCGCTTTTGCCCACGTTTGCTTAG